The following coding sequences are from one Desulfosporosinus orientis DSM 765 window:
- a CDS encoding TusE/DsrC/DsvC family sulfur relay protein, with amino-acid sequence MAQLVVGDLTVELDEDGFLEDFAVWTEDVANALAATEDVPELTEEHWKMINYLRDYFDQFGVAPMVRKMVKDTGYDQKKIYELFPAGPGKGACKIAGLPKPTGCV; translated from the coding sequence ATGGCTCAATTAGTAGTAGGAGATTTAACTGTTGAACTGGACGAAGACGGTTTTCTTGAGGATTTCGCTGTATGGACTGAAGACGTAGCTAATGCACTTGCTGCAACAGAAGATGTACCAGAGCTTACAGAAGAACACTGGAAGATGATCAACTATCTTCGCGACTATTTTGATCAATTCGGTGTTGCTCCAATGGTTCGTAAAATGGTTAAAGACACCGGTTATGATCAAAAGAAAATCTATGAATTATTCCCAGCTGGTCCTGGAAAGGGAGCTTGTAAAATTGCTGGTCTTCCAAAACCAACCGGTTGCGTATAA
- a CDS encoding lipoate--protein ligase codes for MFKLLNQNYDTRIVFSKSFDPWFNLALEEHLLREVKQGQVILYLWQNQNTVVIGRNQNAWKECRCTELEQAGGKLARRLSGGGAVFHDLGNLNFTFIMDKEKYDLEKQLRVILEAVRKFGINAEFTGRNDLTVDGRKFSGNAFYFERDRAYHHGTILINVDVDKLSKYLQVSKQKIVSKGVDSVRARIGNLSLYRPDITIEKMNQALMESFQELYGKSSEQPLTIDNSSYELQGLYQKYSSWEWLYGKTPSFDILLETRFPWGGIELGLSLKNGIINESKIYSDAMNSHLIERLASALINLPLSKETMVSSIRELEVDKEDEMIINDLVTWINGDSFTI; via the coding sequence TTGTTTAAACTGCTAAATCAAAATTATGATACAAGAATTGTTTTCTCAAAATCTTTTGATCCATGGTTTAATCTGGCTTTAGAAGAACATCTTTTGAGGGAAGTTAAACAAGGCCAAGTTATTTTATATCTCTGGCAAAATCAAAACACTGTGGTTATTGGCAGAAATCAAAATGCATGGAAGGAATGCCGTTGTACGGAATTAGAACAAGCAGGTGGGAAGCTCGCTCGCCGTTTATCCGGAGGAGGGGCTGTTTTTCACGACTTAGGGAATCTGAATTTTACCTTCATTATGGACAAGGAAAAATACGATTTAGAGAAGCAGCTCAGGGTAATCTTAGAAGCGGTAAGGAAATTTGGTATTAATGCAGAATTTACAGGCAGAAATGATTTAACAGTAGATGGCCGGAAATTCTCAGGGAATGCTTTTTATTTTGAACGGGACCGGGCTTATCATCATGGAACGATTTTGATAAATGTTGATGTTGATAAACTATCTAAATATCTTCAGGTATCTAAACAAAAGATTGTATCAAAAGGCGTAGATTCTGTCAGGGCAAGGATCGGTAACCTGAGTCTTTATCGTCCGGATATTACCATTGAGAAAATGAATCAGGCATTAATGGAAAGCTTTCAAGAACTATACGGTAAATCCTCAGAACAGCCCTTAACCATTGATAATTCCAGTTATGAGTTACAAGGCCTTTATCAAAAATATTCATCCTGGGAATGGTTATACGGCAAGACACCGAGTTTTGATATCTTATTAGAGACTCGTTTCCCCTGGGGGGGGATTGAATTAGGTTTGAGTCTTAAGAATGGAATCATCAATGAATCAAAAATCTATTCCGATGCCATGAATAGTCATTTAATTGAACGATTAGCCTCAGCCTTAATCAACCTGCCCTTAAGTAAAGAAACCATGGTTTCTTCAATTCGGGAACTGGAAGTTGATAAAGAGGATGAAATGATCATCAATGATTTAGTTACTTGGATTAATGGCGATTCCTTTACAATATAG